Proteins co-encoded in one Halorussus lipolyticus genomic window:
- a CDS encoding DUF7563 family protein translates to MPECQNCGSFVTDAYARVFTPREVEDPRVCPECEDKIRDGSEVREARSPRNTS, encoded by the coding sequence ATGCCCGAATGCCAAAACTGCGGTTCGTTCGTGACGGACGCTTACGCCCGAGTCTTCACGCCCCGCGAAGTAGAGGACCCGCGCGTCTGCCCCGAGTGCGAAGACAAAATCCGAGACGGCAGTGAGGTCCGCGAAGCCCGGTCCCCCCGAAACACCTCGTAG
- a CDS encoding DMT family transporter — protein sequence MAPALDVLAFALLPALLWGFAPIVSKRGMAAGGTSAQASLVVVLVDSAIYWTALFLLKDGNPLAGLSPWTLGVFAFAGLVGTSLGRLAVFTGVDRVGASVNSAGVSTRPLFATGLAVVWLGEDVTLATVLGILVLVAGLVVLALAKGGDISGWERRDLLFPVAAACAFAVGNVVRKFGLDTTPATTLQAVTVNETAALVGLAGYAIAANRRDVFDMPRRTYGYFAISGTITAVALLSLFEAFSRGPVAIVDPLAGTAPLFTTIFAAVLLKDLENVTRGVVAGAALIVVGAGVITAL from the coding sequence ATGGCACCTGCTCTCGACGTGTTGGCGTTCGCGCTCCTGCCGGCCCTCCTGTGGGGGTTCGCCCCCATCGTCTCCAAGCGAGGGATGGCCGCCGGCGGGACCTCCGCGCAGGCGTCGCTGGTCGTCGTCCTCGTGGACTCCGCAATCTACTGGACCGCGCTCTTTCTGCTCAAGGACGGGAATCCCCTCGCTGGCCTCTCGCCGTGGACGCTCGGGGTCTTCGCGTTCGCCGGACTCGTCGGGACCTCGCTCGGCAGACTGGCGGTGTTCACCGGGGTCGATAGGGTCGGCGCGAGCGTCAACAGCGCGGGGGTCAGCACCCGACCGCTGTTCGCCACCGGCCTCGCCGTGGTCTGGTTAGGCGAGGACGTAACCCTTGCGACCGTTTTGGGCATCCTCGTGTTGGTCGCTGGCCTCGTGGTCCTCGCGCTGGCGAAGGGCGGCGACATCTCGGGGTGGGAACGCCGGGACCTGCTGTTTCCGGTCGCGGCGGCCTGCGCGTTCGCGGTCGGCAACGTCGTCCGGAAGTTCGGTCTCGACACGACGCCCGCCACGACCTTGCAGGCGGTCACGGTCAACGAAACCGCCGCGCTCGTCGGTCTGGCGGGGTACGCCATCGCCGCGAATCGGCGGGACGTGTTCGACATGCCGCGGCGGACCTACGGCTACTTTGCGATTTCGGGGACCATCACGGCCGTCGCGCTCCTCTCGCTGTTCGAGGCCTTCTCCCGCGGGCCAGTCGCCATCGTGGACCCCCTCGCGGGCACCGCGCCGCTCTTTACGACGATTTTCGCGGCGGTCCTGCTGAAGGACTTAGAGAACGTCACTCGCGGCGTCGTCGCGGGCGCGGCGCTCATCGTCGTCGGTGCGGGAGTCATCACCGCGCTCTGA
- a CDS encoding transporter, giving the protein MVRLSTYVILAGVVLLFVPIPPVATILGVLTIAIGVVMRFLG; this is encoded by the coding sequence ATGGTCCGACTCTCGACCTACGTCATCCTCGCCGGGGTGGTGTTGCTGTTCGTCCCGATTCCGCCAGTTGCGACGATTCTCGGCGTCCTCACGATTGCCATCGGCGTCGTCATGCGATTTTTGGGATAG
- a CDS encoding HVO_0416 family zinc finger protein, whose amino-acid sequence MATAPTGDDDLFDEFLSERGHETETVGWQEDYNKKQCPECGGLHETSASECTVCGWRP is encoded by the coding sequence ATGGCGACCGCACCGACTGGCGACGACGACCTTTTCGACGAGTTCCTGTCCGAGCGTGGCCACGAAACCGAAACCGTGGGCTGGCAGGAGGACTATAACAAGAAACAGTGTCCAGAGTGCGGCGGACTTCACGAGACGTCTGCGAGCGAGTGTACCGTCTGCGGTTGGCGACCGTAG
- the npdG gene encoding NADPH-dependent F420 reductase — protein MRIALLGGTGDIGQALALRWARDTDHEVIIGSRDPEKARQKADEYETELDSVGVEREINGFANEMAADRADVVVLAVPAFHARDTVEAVADRIEEADVLVSPAVGMDRDDEGFHYKPPKAGSVTKLVADTAPEEVPVVGAFHNLSADRLANLDVELDLDTLVVGDDEDAVETVRQLADQIEGLRALKAGGIANAAEVESMTPLLINIAMENKGMHDVGVKFE, from the coding sequence ATGCGAATCGCACTCCTCGGCGGAACCGGCGACATCGGACAGGCCCTCGCGCTCCGGTGGGCGCGAGACACCGACCACGAAGTCATCATCGGGTCCCGCGACCCCGAGAAAGCCCGACAGAAGGCCGACGAGTACGAGACCGAACTCGATAGCGTCGGCGTCGAACGCGAAATCAACGGCTTCGCCAACGAGATGGCGGCCGACCGGGCCGACGTGGTGGTGCTGGCGGTGCCCGCCTTCCACGCCCGCGACACGGTGGAAGCGGTCGCCGACCGCATCGAGGAGGCCGACGTGTTGGTCTCCCCGGCGGTCGGGATGGACCGCGACGACGAGGGGTTCCACTACAAACCCCCGAAGGCCGGGAGCGTGACGAAACTCGTCGCCGATACAGCACCCGAGGAGGTCCCGGTCGTCGGGGCCTTCCACAACCTGTCGGCCGACCGACTCGCCAACCTCGACGTGGAGTTGGACCTCGATACGCTCGTGGTCGGCGACGACGAGGACGCGGTGGAGACGGTACGCCAACTGGCCGACCAAATCGAGGGCCTGCGGGCGCTGAAGGCCGGCGGCATCGCCAACGCCGCCGAAGTCGAGAGCATGACGCCGCTCCTCATCAACATCGCCATGGAGAACAAGGGGATGCACGACGTGGGCGTGAAATTCGAGTAG